Within the Staphylococcus warneri genome, the region ATGCATTAAAGTTTTTAATTGAAGAACGTCATATCAAATCTATCGGTCATGAAACATTTGATACTGACGCATCTGTAGACATTGCAAAAAATGGTGATATCGTAGGTGAGCGTTATGTTTTAGGCCAAGATACATTCCAAGTCGAACTGTTAACGAACCTAGATCAACTACCTACCCGAGGTGCGGTTATCTATGCGATAAGTCCTAAGCCTAAAGATGCCCCTGGTTTCCCAGTTCGAGCATTTGCAATTAAACCTTAATTTATTAAAAGGACATATGCATAGTGTTGATATTGAAATAAATACAACATGACTTAATCATCTTAATATAGACGAAAACTCTCTAATATATAAATAACTGCAACGGCAGCAACTTGTTTTGAATTACAAGCTTGCCGTTGCAGTTTTTATTTCTCATTTTCTTTTAAAAATTTACTTATACTAAATAGAATAAAAATGGTTACGAAGCCGCTTATAACCATAAGTACCAAAGTAATACCTCCTATAAAAAATTACTATGTAAATTAATCATTTTTCAATGAAGTAGTATCCACTTTGGTTATATTTCCATTTTCATCTAATAATGGTGTAATACCACCACCTGTACTCACCCAAGTAGCAAGATATTGGATGCCTGTTTCTTTATCAGTTAATACATAACAACGCATAGTAGAATCTTTTGAGACCTTTTCTACATCAAAGCGATCATCTGCTTTCTTGTTATTAAACATGTGCAAAGCCCTCCTCAAACATTCTCTAATTATATATTTCACTTAACTATTATCTAAAACATCTTATTACTCAATCATTATTTTCAAATTATTTTATTGTGAATATTAATAATGATTGAGTGGTAAATTTATTGTATAGGGGTGGAGGATATGAGTTCTAACAATATAAATGACAAAAAGACAAATAGTACAAAAATATCCTTTTACTTAAAATTGGTTAGTATAACACTGATTATAATTGGCGTGCTCATTTTTATTCTTCGTATTATATTAGATAGTATTTATGGAGAAGCCCACTTAAAATCAGTAGATAATATTTTTATACTTATTGGTCTATTACTCTCCGTGGGGGCATATACCATTGAGAAAAATTGGAAAGATGTTACTTTTACTAGCATTTTTTTCATCATCTTCATACTACTCACATTCTTTTAAATCAAACGGCACTCTTTAATGAGTGCTTTTTTACTTTTCAAATCAGAATATCGGCTCATTATCGTGTTTTTATAATAAATCGTCCTCCTACATTTATTACAATCGTTTGTAACGTTCAAGCTAATTCAATAATTACAAAACATAAAATTAACATAGCAAACATCAGTAGTTCACGTTTTATTACACTAAGTAATATTGCCAACCCTATTATTACGGTGTTGTTCAGGTGAATTGAATTTCAATTACGAAATCGTAACATTGACCATCATTATCAATTGTTCTGTTAGAGTGTAGCTTATCGTTGTTCGCAACGAAATTTTTAAATAAAAAAACGGTAATGTATGCTGCCTTTCGCTACTTCAATCTATGGTAGACATACAACTTTTGGGAGGACGTTTTATTATGAAAAAAATCGCTACAATTTCAACTCTAACTGCTGGTATTGGCGTGTCATTATTTGGGATAAATGACAATCATGCAGATGCTGCAGAATATAATCATCATCAAGCACCTCAACAACAAGGGCCATTTCACCAACAAAGCCCCAGAGGATTTAATGGACAATTTAGCCATCAAGACAACCAAAATTATAATCAAATGAATGGGCAATGGCATCCACAATTTAATCATCAATCTAGTGGTTATAAACAGCCACAATTTAAACAACAATCATTCAAACAAAATAACAATACAACTACAAGTAATAGTTCAAGTAGCTTAAATTCTTCAAGTTCATCATCTACATCTGGTAACTTATACACTGCTGGACAATGTACATGGTACGTTTACGATAGAGTCGGAGGTAAAATCAGTACTACGTGGGGTAATGCAAACAATTGGGCAAGTGCAGCACAAGCAGATGGCTATACTGTAAATCACACACCTGAAAAAGGCGCTATTTTACAATCATCAGCGGGTAGTTATGGCCATGTTGCTTATATAGAAAGCGTTAGTAGTGATGGTTCAGTAACCGTTTCAGAAATGAACTATTCGGGAGGACCATTTGTAACAGACACTCGTACCATTTCAGCAAGCCAAGCTAAATCTTATAACTATATTCATTTATCATAATTGAGAGATGAAAAGATGTAATAAACACACCCTACTACCTAGTGGGGTGTGTATTTATGTTGTTATTCAACATAATACACATAAAAAAACCTATGTATACTGAACAGGTATACATAGGCTAAAAAAACAAGATTTTTTACCAAACAAACTATGGTGAGTATAACATTAAAATTATAAAATGTATATACGAATTCATTTTATTCTTAAAATAATTTCAATTTTAAATTTAGTGTTCTAAAATTGAAATTTTGCAAACAATATTGTAAAAGTATAACTTACTGAATCATGATTGTCCTATTTCTAAATCGATATTCATTTTTTATAAGTACTTATTCCAATATAAGTATCTATTTATTTTTTATTTAAACTTGATTTTAAACATTATGTTCATATCATTACTTTCATATTTTATTATTTACTTCTACCTTCCAAAAGATGTATGATTTCGAAAAAAACAACGTACAATTTGAAATTGTACGTTGTGATGCATATAAAAAATAATACTTTAATGATTTGCTATGATGCAATTCTAAAAACAATATTCATAATTTGTAACCTCAATCTATTGTTTATACTTTTTTACTAGAATACATAGCATGAACTTCTACTCTCATTGGCATATCCGCTAACAATTCGATGACTTTGTCATGTCCTTCGTCTATAACTGGATTATCAAAATGACGTTTAAATGAAGCATCGTCTTTATAAAATTCAAATGCCCATAATACATCTGGGTCATCAACGGCTCTACACAATACCCAATCTATTGGGCCGTCTGGATCTCCGTTGTAGTGCATCTTATTTGTTAAATTAAATAACTCTTCACCTTTTCCTTCTTTGGCTGTCATCTTTAAAACTGTTCCAGGTTGTAGGGAATCAATCAATAAATCTGAATTTTTTTCGCTTTGCTTACCTGAATATTCTGGATATACTACAACTCTTGTTGGCACATCATCTAAAAGCTCAATAACTTTATCATGACCTTCATCTATAACTGGATTATCGAAATGACGTTTGAATGAGGCATCGTCTCTATAAAATTCGAATGCCCACAAAATATTGGGGTTATGATCATCTTTACACAATATCCAATCTATTGGGCCATCTGGATCTCCGTTGTAGTGCATCTTATTTGTTAGATTAAATAACTCTTCCCCTTTTCCTTCTTTGGCTGTCTTCTTTAAAACTGTTCCAGGTTGTTGAGAATCGATTAATTTATTTGTGTCATCTTATATCCTCCACTATTCGTTTTATTAATTGACAATTTCTAGGTCTCTTTTTCCCCTTACTCTTGATAACGTGTCACCGCTGTCGCAATACCTTGTCCGCCACCAATGCATAATGAGGCAATACCTGATTGCTTTTCTTCGTTTAATTGATGTAAAAGTGTCACTAATATACGTGCACCTGAGGCACCTATAGGATGACCTAAAGCAATGGCACCACCTTTAGTATTAACCTTTTCAGCAGGTAATTGTAATTCTTGATTTACTGCTAAAGCCTGTGATGCAAATGCTTCATTAAGTTCGAAGACATCGATATCTTCAATAGATTGGTTTGTACGTTGTAGTGCTTTTTTCACTGCGTCAACCGGACCAATCCCCATAATAGAAGGATCCACACCACTAGTACCAAAGCCGTCTAAAATAGCGATAGGTTTAATATTTAATTCTTTTGCCTTTTCTTCAGTCATTACTAACATTATTGATGCACCGTCATTAATACCTGACGCATTACCAGCTGTTACTGATCCGCCCTTTTTAAAGGCAGGTCTCAAGTGACTCAATTTATCAGCTGTTGTACCTTTTCTAATACCTTCGTCTTCTGATACGACAATAGGCTCGCCTTTGCGTTGTGGCACCTCGACTGGAACGATTTCCGCATCAAAAGCACCACTATTTTGAGCGGCTTCTGCTTTTTGTTGTGATTGTGCAGCAAATTCATCTTGTGCTTCACGGCTAATACTATATTTTTCAACTAAGTTTTCAGCCGTAATCCCCATATGATAATCATTAAATACATCTGTTAATCCATCTGCTACCATACTATCAACTAACGCTTGGTTACCCATTTTAAACCCGAAGCGTGCATTTTTCATAAGCATCGGTGATTGTGACATACTTTCCATGCCACCTGCTAATACGACGTCATTGTCACCTGCTAAAATAGATTGATACGCTAATTGAATAGATTTTAATCCTGAACCACAGACTTTATTTACTGTAAATGCTGGAACAGATTCAGGTAAACCACCCTTAATTGATGCTATGCGAGCTGGGTTTTGTCCTTGACCTGCTTGTAAAACGTTACCTAATATCACTTCATTAATTTCTTTTGGATCAATTTGAGTTGTTTTTAAAATGTGTTTAATTAAAGTAGCACCTAAATCATAGGCAGGAATATCTTTAAAAGCGCCTCCAAACACGCCAATTGGTGTACGATATGCTTCAGCTAATACGATACGAGACATAAGTTAGCTCATCTCCTTTTAATTTATATAAAGATATACTATGTCAATTTCATTAATGAATAACGCAACTTTTTTCATCACAAACATGCCTAGATGATTAATAAATGGTGATGAAATATAGTTATTAACACGCTTGTTCACTCATTATTCATATTTTACCAAAATTCTATTCAAATTTACCACAAAGACCATAACGAGAAACAGTCATAACTTATTTAAATATGTATATATATAAAACGAAGAGGTTAAGACATAAATTTTTGTGCTCTCGGAAACCGATTAACGGCGTCCGAAAAGCAAGTTTCTGTCCCGACCTCTTCCATACGTTATCTGATATTTACTTTTAGCTTACATTATAAACTATCTCAATATTAAGATTTATAACCAAAATGAGGTATATGTTGCCAACGTTCTTTAAAGTAATGGGCAATCGCTTTTGGCTTACGATCTCGTGTGAAGATACCTTTTTTATTACCTTGAACACGGATAATACCATTTGATGTTTCAAAGTCAGCAAAGTTCCATGTTTGCTCACCGATGAATTGTGGATATTTATCCATAATTTCATGATTGGCTTTATAATAATTCAGTTGATACTCTTCTGTAAACATTTGATCATCAATCGCATGTAGACCTGCAAGCGTATCCGCACCATACTCTGTAAACATGATAGGCTTATTTGGTTGTCGTATCGACCATTCTGCCAACTCATTATCTAATGATTGTTTAGCGCTTTCTAAATCACCTGATTGTGTATACCAACCATAGTATCTATTGAGACAAAGCACATCGACTAAATCTTGAACTTCACATACATCTGGTTGTGCCGTTAAAATAGTCACGATAGTCACTGGGCGATGTTGTGGATCTTTTTCACGTGCTAAATTTACAAATGGCTCAAAGTACGCTTTAGCACCCGCTTCATTAGACGCTGGCTCATTGGCAATTGACCACATGACTACGCATGCATGATTCTTGTCTCTTGCAATCAAGTCTTCGATGACTTCTTGATGAGCTTGATGAGTATCAATTTCTTTCCATGTATCATGTGTCATTGCGCCACCTAAGGTAACCATAAAATTAAGATGTATACCGACACCTGTTGTCTCATCTATCACTACAATACCTTGTTCATCTGCTAAACGCATCATTTCTTCTGAATATGGGTAATGAGAGGTTCTAAATGAATTAGCACCTATCCATTTCATTAAGTTGATGTCCATGACGTTAGCTGATTCGTTTAAGCCTCGACCATTATAATACGTATCTTCATGTTTACCGAAACCTTTGAAATAAAATGGTTTGTCATTAATTAAAAACTGTCCATCCTTCACTTCAACAGATCGAATACCGAAACGTTCTGTATAAACATCTACACACTCATTATCGTTGAGTAATTCTACTTTCATATTGTATAAATAGGCATCTAAAGGTTGCCACAATTTAGGATTTTGAATAGTTACATCGCCTTTAGCGCCTTCGCTTTCGGCTACTGCATGATCATTTTCATCCAGAATCGTGATTTTAACGCTGTCTACTTTTTCGCCACCGTTCACCATCGATACTTCATAATGAACTATACTCTCATCAACCCCTTTTAATTCTGGGTTAATGGCTATATCACTAATAAATGTGTGAGGTGTCGTATAAATTTTCACAGGACGGTGAATACCTGCATAATTAAAGAAGTCAAAATTAGGCTCGTTGATAGGTATGACTGTCCCGTCTTCTCGTGTTTGCTCACTGTAATTACCCACTGGCAATGTGCTATGTGTTAATACATTGTTTACTTTCACAGTTAATCGATGGGTTCCTACTGTTGCAATATCGGAAATATCGGCTTCAAAAGGTAGAAAACCTCCAGAATGGGTAACGACTTCTTGGCCATCGATATACACTGTGGCATGATGTGTTACAGAACCAAATCGTAAGACAATACGTTCCCCGTTAAGATGTTTAGGAATGACAATTGTTCTTTCGTAGACGACCTCACCTACATGACGTCTAATGCTCTGAATCACACCTTGATCATTATACGAACCTGGAACCGCCATCACGTCCTCTGTGTCCAACGGATGACTAACATCTATTGCTTCTTGATGTTGGATTAATTTAAACTTCCATGTTCCTGACAAATCAACTAGCTGTCTTGTTTCAGTTAATATTGGATATAACAAAATGTTTCCCTCCTATCATTAGACACCGGAATATGCGTTAAATCCTCCATCGATTGGTAATACCACACCATTTACAAAACTAGATGCCTGTTCATTTACTAAGAATAATAATGCTCCAATTAATTCTTCCGGTTTACCGAAGCGCTCCATAGGGGTAGCATTGATGATTTTTCTAGAGCGTTCCGTGTAACTTCCGTCTTCGTTCAATAGTAATGCTTCATTCTGTTTTGTTAGTAGAAATCCTGGTGCAATGGCATTAACTCTAATATTTGTTTTAGAGAAATATACACTTAACCATTGTGTAAAGTTACTGATTGCCGCTTTAGCACCACTGTATCCTGGAATTTTAGTTAATGGTGTGAATGCATTCATAGATGAAATATTAATAATTGTAGCTTCATCTTTGTCTAACATATCTGTCGCAAACACTTGAGAAGGAATAAACGTACCTAAGAAGTTTAAATCCATCACAAAACCAACACTCTTTTCATCTAAATCAAAGAATGTCTTACCATCTTGCTCAAGTTCACCTTCAAAACGTTCATCATCTGTTGTGCCTTTAGGAGAGTTTCCACCAGCACCATTGATTAAAATATCTACACTGCCAAATGCATCATTAACTTCTTTTTTAACTCTTTCCATTTCGGCTTTTTTAGTTACATCGCCTAAAAACACACGTGCAGTGCCACCTGCTTTTTCTGTTTTATCTACTAGACCATCTGCGTCTTCACTGATTCCAATCATTGCGACTTTAGCACCACTTTGTGCTAAAGCCATAGACATTGCACTACCAAGTACACCAGTACCTCCAGTAATCACAACGACTTTATTTGATAAATCGACATTGAAAGGCAATTCCATAAATTCCATCTCCCTTTAAAACTATTGTCTACTTTTACTTACTGCTTCATATAAGCCATTTAAATATGTTGCACCTAATGCACGATCATATAATCCATACCCTGGTTTACCAGTTTCGCCCCAAATCATTCGACCATGGTCAGGTCTAATTGGGCCTTCGTATCCAAAGTCATACATAGCTTTTACTACTTCATACATATCGATTGAACCTTTTTCTGATAAATGGGCAGATTCTTGGAATGACTTGTCACCTATTAATTTAACATTACGTGCATGTACAAAATGTACTCGTCCTTTTTCACCAAAGTAACGTAACATTTCAACAAAGTCATTTCGACGATCAGCGCCTAATGATCCAGAACACATTGTTAATCCATTATGCTTGGAATCATATAAGTTAATAAATCGTTCTAAATTATCTTTATTAGTAATGATACGTGGCAGACCAAAGATATTCCAAGGTGGATCGTCCGGATGGATTGCCATCAGAACATCTTCCTCTTCGGCTACTGGAATGACTTTTTGAATAAAGTAGTTTAAGTTTTCCCATAGTTTTTCTTCGTCTACTTGTTTATAATCTTCGAATAATTGATTTAAGTCTTCTTTCGTGTAGCTTGAATCCCAACCTGGAAGTGATAATTCACCACTTAATGGATTCATTTTTTCGACATCATTTTCATCGTAAATTAAACAAGT harbors:
- a CDS encoding DUF6440 family protein, translating into MFNNKKADDRFDVEKVSKDSTMRCYVLTDKETGIQYLATWVSTGGGITPLLDENGNITKVDTTSLKND
- a CDS encoding CHAP domain-containing protein; translation: MKKIATISTLTAGIGVSLFGINDNHADAAEYNHHQAPQQQGPFHQQSPRGFNGQFSHQDNQNYNQMNGQWHPQFNHQSSGYKQPQFKQQSFKQNNNTTTSNSSSSLNSSSSSSTSGNLYTAGQCTWYVYDRVGGKISTTWGNANNWASAAQADGYTVNHTPEKGAILQSSAGSYGHVAYIESVSSDGSVTVSEMNYSGGPFVTDTRTISASQAKSYNYIHLS
- a CDS encoding putative quinol monooxygenase; the protein is MHYNGDPDGPIDWILCKDDHNPNILWAFEFYRDDASFKRHFDNPVIDEGHDKVIELLDDVPTRVVVYPEYSGKQSEKNSDLLIDSLQPGTVLKMTAKEGKGEELFNLTNKMHYNGDPDGPIDWVLCRAVDDPDVLWAFEFYKDDASFKRHFDNPVIDEGHDKVIELLADMPMRVEVHAMYSSKKV
- a CDS encoding acetyl-CoA C-acetyltransferase, with protein sequence MSRIVLAEAYRTPIGVFGGAFKDIPAYDLGATLIKHILKTTQIDPKEINEVILGNVLQAGQGQNPARIASIKGGLPESVPAFTVNKVCGSGLKSIQLAYQSILAGDNDVVLAGGMESMSQSPMLMKNARFGFKMGNQALVDSMVADGLTDVFNDYHMGITAENLVEKYSISREAQDEFAAQSQQKAEAAQNSGAFDAEIVPVEVPQRKGEPIVVSEDEGIRKGTTADKLSHLRPAFKKGGSVTAGNASGINDGASIMLVMTEEKAKELNIKPIAILDGFGTSGVDPSIMGIGPVDAVKKALQRTNQSIEDIDVFELNEAFASQALAVNQELQLPAEKVNTKGGAIALGHPIGASGARILVTLLHQLNEEKQSGIASLCIGGGQGIATAVTRYQE
- the uidA gene encoding beta-glucuronidase, translated to MLYPILTETRQLVDLSGTWKFKLIQHQEAIDVSHPLDTEDVMAVPGSYNDQGVIQSIRRHVGEVVYERTIVIPKHLNGERIVLRFGSVTHHATVYIDGQEVVTHSGGFLPFEADISDIATVGTHRLTVKVNNVLTHSTLPVGNYSEQTREDGTVIPINEPNFDFFNYAGIHRPVKIYTTPHTFISDIAINPELKGVDESIVHYEVSMVNGGEKVDSVKITILDENDHAVAESEGAKGDVTIQNPKLWQPLDAYLYNMKVELLNDNECVDVYTERFGIRSVEVKDGQFLINDKPFYFKGFGKHEDTYYNGRGLNESANVMDINLMKWIGANSFRTSHYPYSEEMMRLADEQGIVVIDETTGVGIHLNFMVTLGGAMTHDTWKEIDTHQAHQEVIEDLIARDKNHACVVMWSIANEPASNEAGAKAYFEPFVNLAREKDPQHRPVTIVTILTAQPDVCEVQDLVDVLCLNRYYGWYTQSGDLESAKQSLDNELAEWSIRQPNKPIMFTEYGADTLAGLHAIDDQMFTEEYQLNYYKANHEIMDKYPQFIGEQTWNFADFETSNGIIRVQGNKKGIFTRDRKPKAIAHYFKERWQHIPHFGYKS
- a CDS encoding SDR family oxidoreductase, producing the protein MELPFNVDLSNKVVVITGGTGVLGSAMSMALAQSGAKVAMIGISEDADGLVDKTEKAGGTARVFLGDVTKKAEMERVKKEVNDAFGSVDILINGAGGNSPKGTTDDERFEGELEQDGKTFFDLDEKSVGFVMDLNFLGTFIPSQVFATDMLDKDEATIINISSMNAFTPLTKIPGYSGAKAAISNFTQWLSVYFSKTNIRVNAIAPGFLLTKQNEALLLNEDGSYTERSRKIINATPMERFGKPEELIGALLFLVNEQASSFVNGVVLPIDGGFNAYSGV
- the uxuA gene encoding mannonate dehydratase encodes the protein MKMSFRWYGKDDPISLEYIKQIPGMKGIVTAIYDVPVGEVWPLDKIKALKQEVEDAGMEISVIESVPVHEDIKLGKPTRDQYIENYCQTLRNLGEAGIKTVCYNFMPVFDWTRSQLDYRLDDGSTCLIYDENDVEKMNPLSGELSLPGWDSSYTKEDLNQLFEDYKQVDEEKLWENLNYFIQKVIPVAEEEDVLMAIHPDDPPWNIFGLPRIITNKDNLERFINLYDSKHNGLTMCSGSLGADRRNDFVEMLRYFGEKGRVHFVHARNVKLIGDKSFQESAHLSEKGSIDMYEVVKAMYDFGYEGPIRPDHGRMIWGETGKPGYGLYDRALGATYLNGLYEAVSKSRQ